The following are encoded in a window of Armatimonadota bacterium genomic DNA:
- the lpxC gene encoding UDP-3-O-acyl-N-acetylglucosamine deacetylase → MPARTTLARAVAANGVGLHSGKPCLIELSPARCGEGTVFALEGAPTVTAVASHVVRWERCVALGNSAGSVYTVEHLLAALHGMGVNDVRIKVAGPEIPALDGSALGFVKLIDEAGVRATGRLRRYHLKSAVWVQEDGRLLIALPANEFRISCVVDYPHPHLGRQFATFRIDPTTFRNEIAPARTFCFEEDIKELRAAGLGMGGSEKNAIVISPRGYTSPLVFPNEIVRHKVLDLIGDLSLVGVPFSAHIVAVRPGHRLNVRLARELAGALGVEA, encoded by the coding sequence ATGCCGGCTCGAACCACCCTGGCCCGTGCCGTTGCTGCCAACGGCGTGGGCCTGCATTCTGGAAAGCCCTGCCTGATCGAACTCAGCCCCGCGCGCTGCGGGGAAGGAACGGTATTCGCGCTTGAGGGCGCGCCCACGGTGACGGCGGTGGCAAGCCACGTGGTGCGATGGGAGCGCTGCGTGGCGTTGGGCAACTCGGCGGGGTCGGTGTACACGGTCGAGCACCTGCTGGCGGCGTTGCATGGGATGGGCGTTAACGACGTCCGCATCAAGGTTGCCGGCCCCGAGATCCCGGCCTTGGACGGCAGCGCGCTCGGCTTCGTCAAGCTCATTGACGAGGCGGGCGTCCGCGCGACCGGGCGCTTGCGCCGCTATCACCTGAAATCAGCGGTCTGGGTGCAAGAGGATGGCAGACTGCTGATCGCGCTGCCTGCCAACGAGTTTCGGATTAGCTGCGTGGTGGACTATCCGCACCCCCACCTCGGGCGCCAGTTCGCCACCTTCCGTATTGACCCGACCACCTTCCGCAACGAGATCGCGCCCGCGCGCACCTTCTGCTTCGAGGAGGACATCAAGGAACTGCGCGCCGCCGGCCTGGGCATGGGCGGGTCGGAGAAGAACGCGATCGTCATTAGCCCTCGCGGGTACACGTCGCCGCTGGTTTTCCCCAATGAGATCGTGCGCCACAAGGTGCTGGATTTGATCGGCGACCTGAGTCTGGTGGGAGTGCCCTTCAGCGCGCACATCGTCGCCGTGCGCCCGGGGCATCGGCTGAACGTCAGGTTGGCGCGCGAGTTGGCGGGCGCACTGGGCGTGGAAGCGTAA
- the fabZ gene encoding 3-hydroxyacyl-ACP dehydratase FabZ, which translates to MQLDVNQVLEVLPHRYPFLLVDRILELEPGVRAVGVKNVTINEEFFNGHFPGRPLMPGVLVLEAMAQVGGILLIASGDNHGKLAVLGGIDRVRFRKPVLPGDQLVSEVVVLKIHAEWGKVRAIARVDGDIVAEAEFLCMLLKDEQESAPAAAPGVGG; encoded by the coding sequence ATGCAACTAGATGTGAACCAAGTCTTGGAGGTGCTGCCGCACCGCTACCCCTTCCTGCTGGTGGATCGCATTCTCGAGCTGGAGCCGGGGGTGCGCGCGGTGGGGGTCAAGAACGTGACCATCAACGAGGAGTTCTTCAATGGTCACTTCCCGGGCCGGCCGCTGATGCCGGGGGTGTTGGTGCTGGAGGCGATGGCGCAAGTGGGGGGGATCCTGCTGATAGCGTCCGGCGACAATCACGGCAAGCTGGCCGTGCTCGGGGGCATTGACCGGGTGCGGTTCCGCAAGCCGGTGCTGCCGGGCGACCAGCTCGTGAGCGAGGTCGTGGTGTTGAAGATACACGCGGAGTGGGGCAAGGTGCGAGCGATCGCGCGCGTTGACGGAGACATCGTGGCCGAGGCCGAGTTCCTCTGCATGCTGCTCAAGGATGAGCAGGAGTCGGCGCCAGCCGCCGCTCCCGGCGTCGGAGGGTGA
- the lpxA gene encoding acyl-ACP--UDP-N-acetylglucosamine O-acyltransferase: MNIHPTAIVAPGAKLGSDVTVGPYAVIGPEAVIGDRCHIGPHCFVDGHTVIGADTQVLFAAALGCPPQDRKYNGEPSSLVIGARNIIHEYVTIHRGSGEGTTTRVGDNNMIMAYCHLGHNCQVGCEATLVNNAVLGGHVVVEDRAYVGGLVGIHQFTRIGKLAMVGGYSRVTQDVPPFMMVEGIPARVHGLNVIGLRRAGVDAETRNLLKAAYRLLYRSGLNLSQALDRIAAELEDAPELQYLVDFLSALKNGRVGRQYDRPPSAPPVEEDVLEDQVGPS; this comes from the coding sequence GTGAACATCCACCCCACCGCCATTGTCGCCCCGGGCGCCAAGCTCGGCAGCGACGTTACGGTCGGCCCCTACGCGGTCATTGGCCCGGAAGCCGTGATCGGGGACCGCTGTCACATCGGCCCCCACTGCTTCGTTGACGGCCACACCGTCATCGGCGCCGACACGCAGGTGCTGTTCGCCGCCGCGCTCGGCTGTCCGCCGCAGGATCGCAAGTATAACGGCGAGCCGTCGTCGCTCGTCATCGGCGCGCGCAACATCATCCACGAGTACGTCACCATCCACCGCGGCAGTGGCGAGGGCACCACCACCCGCGTCGGCGACAACAACATGATCATGGCCTATTGCCACCTCGGGCACAACTGCCAGGTCGGGTGCGAGGCGACCCTGGTCAACAACGCCGTGCTCGGGGGGCACGTGGTGGTGGAGGATCGCGCCTACGTCGGCGGCCTCGTCGGCATTCACCAGTTCACCCGCATAGGCAAGCTCGCCATGGTCGGCGGCTATTCGCGCGTCACCCAGGATGTGCCCCCGTTCATGATGGTAGAGGGAATTCCGGCGCGGGTTCACGGGCTCAACGTCATTGGCCTGCGGCGGGCGGGGGTGGACGCCGAGACCCGCAACCTGCTCAAGGCCGCCTACCGGTTGCTATACCGCTCCGGGCTCAACCTGTCGCAGGCGCTGGACCGCATTGCCGCGGAACTGGAGGATGCCCCCGAGCTCCAGTACCTGGTGGATTTCTTGAGCGCGCTCAAGAACGGCCGCGTCGGGCGCCAGTATGATCGCCCGCCGTCGGCGCCGCCGGTCGAGGAGGACGTGCTCGAGGATCAAGTAGGGCCCAGTTGA
- a CDS encoding isoprenylcysteine carboxylmethyltransferase family protein, whose product MLTRVTAVAVVAAFWLPGARPAVGGLAAGTALMVAGQLLRLWAAGHLVKREVLTTTGPFAHLRHPLYWGSMLSGLGLCVATRIWWSYLVVAVVFTLVYVPTLLDEERSLQRIHGEAYRRYLEAVPRFGLRLRGYRAPQNSAGPSGGGFRWHLAVGNGEHRTMAATVLLLALLWGRLVAAGGMR is encoded by the coding sequence TTGCTGACGCGGGTCACGGCGGTGGCCGTCGTCGCCGCCTTCTGGCTTCCGGGCGCGCGTCCGGCGGTGGGCGGGCTGGCCGCCGGCACGGCGCTTATGGTGGCCGGGCAACTGCTGCGGCTGTGGGCGGCCGGGCACCTGGTCAAGCGCGAAGTCCTGACCACCACCGGGCCCTTCGCGCACCTGCGCCATCCGCTCTACTGGGGGAGCATGTTGAGCGGGCTGGGGCTGTGTGTTGCCACGCGCATCTGGTGGTCGTACCTGGTGGTTGCGGTCGTGTTCACGCTGGTGTACGTTCCGACCCTGCTCGACGAGGAGCGGTCGCTGCAGCGGATCCACGGCGAGGCCTATCGCCGTTATCTCGAGGCGGTGCCGCGGTTCGGCCTGCGCCTGCGGGGATACCGCGCGCCGCAGAACTCGGCCGGCCCGAGCGGCGGCGGTTTCCGCTGGCACCTCGCCGTCGGCAACGGCGAGCACCGGACGATGGCGGCGACGGTGCTGCTGCTGGCCCTGCTGTGGGGGCGTCTGGTCGCGGCCGGAGGCATGCGGTGA